A genomic segment from Saprospiraceae bacterium encodes:
- a CDS encoding S8/S53 family peptidase, producing the protein MKNKCFVLSLLMLGLLPILSAQKFHYEKDEAALKAMLTDVRQKDEARHKRVDQYLQKHPVLTRSFKADGNTYLLHDIENDQPVYYVTHNDGSVKSVNADEVRAGGRFGLNITGSGLRIAVWDAGTASRTHVEYQNRLLVTGGSEIDDHACHVIGTIMAGGVNPNAKGFLYEAIGIAYWWDNDTQEMIAEALNEDLLASNHSYGIPAGWSNGSWRGDPNISEEEDYKFGFYNGTASQVDNIAFSAPYYCIFKSAGNDRGDSGNGPYPTDGPFDCISDWGNAKNVFTIGAVQKTGGNYTGPNSIVMSTFSSWGPTDDGRIKPDFVMPGVGIFSSTCEEGDDKYSSFNGTSMASPGALGATMLINEAYKQFNNTYLKSATLKALMVQTAMEAGSANGPDYSFGWGMIDVEAAVDLIIAKDGINTFILEETLLNQDSFVMELNPVAGQKLTATIAWTDPAGSPAAPALDPTKRMLVNDLDMRIVDELGIEVKPWILDPALPGKAAGRGDNFRDNVEKIEFDNPQPRRYFLKIKHKGNLSGGKQNFSLVVKYTSEDPGIENLYWVGGNGNWSDQGHWSLTSGGTTSNLTPGPAYKLIFDDNSFTGTDHTVHIDQDFTVAGMVAINRKKVNFDLGGHNLTVTGTVLLASKDFTFGNGSMTLEKNDNSSLVLDLNQTKSETLQLIIGENNQATWNVSANLLKANSLAIKGGNLFLSNTLAKIGTIQVMANAGLQINQSTLENFTSITIDNGAIWSDDAGSSFFINNANITASLKAPGLAFLSSIQVENGSLSIEAPGAQFDQLNLDAGTLTLQTSLGTQSLSIQNASALLIRNGIQVDVFSELNLQTTAGNLIQLVGTSEGPNGVLHVVPHRKFCFNYLDIKNLDLSGNAAISVGENSQVEASANWFIGACPDLLFANFGVQYACANGITYLNDLSEGNVSSQKWFVNGEEIATGPKAEYFFATPGTYDIGLEITDGLENYGSFVQSIQVVASELEANSIIQNPTQLASLKVGDSYQWYKNYAPIPGATGRVYAYGGEQAVYFVLTFKDGCNRISEVLDLLGTAVENLDENPNTDIQIYPNPVQDMVYIQSSQAFQSDVQVRITNAVGQLVYQGKEGKGYFMALDMSNFTPGIYILGLSIGDQVFTKKLIKNE; encoded by the coding sequence ATGAAAAACAAATGTTTTGTTCTTTCTCTTCTAATGTTAGGGCTTCTACCTATTTTGTCCGCCCAAAAATTTCATTACGAAAAAGATGAGGCAGCGCTGAAGGCCATGCTGACAGACGTAAGGCAAAAAGACGAAGCGCGTCATAAAAGAGTAGATCAGTATCTACAAAAGCATCCTGTATTGACGCGAAGCTTTAAAGCTGATGGCAATACTTACCTGTTGCATGACATTGAAAATGACCAGCCAGTTTATTATGTTACCCATAATGATGGGTCTGTAAAAAGCGTGAATGCTGATGAGGTGAGGGCTGGCGGCCGTTTTGGCCTGAATATTACCGGTAGCGGCCTACGCATTGCAGTGTGGGATGCGGGGACTGCCAGCAGAACCCATGTGGAATACCAAAACCGCTTACTTGTAACTGGGGGCTCAGAGATAGATGATCATGCCTGCCATGTGATTGGGACCATCATGGCGGGCGGTGTCAACCCTAACGCTAAAGGCTTTTTGTATGAGGCAATAGGAATCGCTTACTGGTGGGATAATGACACCCAGGAAATGATAGCAGAAGCCTTGAATGAAGATTTATTGGCCTCCAATCATTCTTATGGAATACCAGCGGGTTGGTCTAATGGCAGTTGGCGTGGAGATCCCAATATAAGCGAAGAAGAGGATTATAAATTTGGATTTTATAATGGTACTGCTAGCCAGGTCGATAACATCGCTTTTAGCGCACCTTATTATTGTATTTTTAAATCTGCTGGCAATGATAGGGGCGATTCCGGCAATGGCCCCTACCCTACGGATGGTCCTTTTGATTGTATTTCTGATTGGGGAAATGCAAAAAATGTCTTCACCATTGGCGCAGTGCAAAAAACAGGCGGCAATTATACGGGTCCCAATAGTATTGTAATGAGTACTTTTAGCAGTTGGGGCCCAACAGACGATGGACGGATAAAACCCGATTTTGTCATGCCTGGGGTAGGCATCTTTAGTTCTACCTGTGAAGAGGGTGATGATAAATACAGCAGCTTCAATGGTACCTCTATGGCCTCACCAGGTGCCTTGGGAGCCACTATGCTCATCAATGAAGCTTACAAACAATTTAATAATACCTATCTAAAATCTGCTACCCTCAAGGCCCTGATGGTCCAAACGGCGATGGAAGCAGGTAGTGCCAATGGCCCTGATTATTCCTTTGGCTGGGGGATGATCGATGTAGAAGCCGCCGTTGATTTGATCATTGCCAAAGACGGCATCAATACCTTTATCCTTGAAGAAACGCTGTTGAACCAGGATTCATTTGTAATGGAGCTCAATCCCGTTGCTGGCCAGAAACTAACGGCAACCATTGCCTGGACAGACCCTGCAGGTAGCCCCGCGGCACCGGCTCTTGACCCTACTAAACGGATGTTAGTCAATGACCTCGATATGCGCATTGTCGATGAACTAGGCATTGAGGTCAAACCTTGGATTTTGGACCCTGCCCTCCCTGGCAAAGCGGCAGGCAGAGGCGATAATTTTCGTGATAATGTTGAAAAAATCGAATTTGACAATCCTCAACCCCGACGTTATTTTTTGAAAATAAAACACAAAGGGAACCTCAGCGGTGGCAAACAAAACTTTAGCCTGGTTGTGAAATATACTTCCGAAGACCCTGGCATTGAAAACCTATACTGGGTAGGTGGCAATGGCAATTGGTCTGACCAAGGACATTGGTCGCTGACTTCGGGTGGTACAACGAGCAATCTCACCCCAGGTCCAGCTTATAAATTGATCTTTGATGACAATTCCTTTACTGGCACGGACCATACGGTTCATATCGACCAGGATTTCACCGTTGCAGGTATGGTTGCCATTAATCGCAAAAAAGTGAACTTTGATTTGGGCGGCCACAATCTAACAGTAACCGGAACAGTTTTGTTAGCTTCAAAGGATTTCACCTTTGGGAATGGAAGCATGACCCTGGAGAAAAACGACAACAGTTCCTTGGTGCTGGATTTAAACCAGACCAAATCTGAAACCCTGCAATTAATTATTGGTGAAAATAACCAGGCAACCTGGAATGTTTCAGCTAATTTGCTCAAGGCCAATTCGCTTGCGATAAAGGGAGGGAATTTGTTTTTATCCAATACCCTAGCGAAAATCGGAACGATCCAGGTGATGGCTAACGCTGGCTTGCAAATCAACCAAAGTACCCTTGAAAATTTCACCAGTATAACTATAGATAATGGCGCCATTTGGTCGGATGATGCGGGCTCTTCCTTTTTCATCAATAATGCCAATATAACGGCTTCCTTAAAGGCACCTGGATTGGCCTTTTTGTCCAGCATACAAGTCGAAAACGGGAGCTTGAGCATAGAGGCACCTGGTGCACAATTTGATCAATTGAATTTGGATGCCGGTACTTTAACGCTACAAACCAGTTTAGGTACACAGTCGCTTTCTATTCAAAATGCTAGTGCATTATTGATCCGCAATGGCATTCAAGTTGATGTTTTTTCGGAATTAAACCTCCAAACTACTGCCGGAAATTTGATTCAACTGGTAGGCACCAGCGAAGGCCCTAACGGGGTGCTCCATGTCGTGCCTCATCGCAAATTCTGTTTTAATTATCTCGATATTAAGAATTTAGACCTAAGCGGAAATGCAGCGATAAGCGTTGGAGAAAATAGCCAGGTAGAGGCATCAGCCAATTGGTTTATTGGCGCTTGTCCTGATTTGCTTTTTGCCAACTTTGGGGTCCAATATGCTTGTGCCAATGGAATTACCTATTTGAATGACTTAAGCGAAGGCAATGTTAGTAGCCAAAAATGGTTTGTCAATGGTGAGGAAATCGCCACAGGGCCGAAGGCGGAGTATTTCTTTGCCACCCCTGGCACTTATGACATTGGGCTGGAAATTACAGATGGCTTGGAAAATTACGGTTCATTTGTACAAAGTATACAAGTGGTCGCCTCTGAGTTGGAAGCCAATTCTATTATTCAGAACCCTACTCAATTGGCTAGTTTGAAGGTTGGAGATAGTTACCAATGGTATAAAAACTATGCGCCTATTCCTGGTGCTACTGGCCGGGTATATGCCTATGGCGGCGAACAAGCCGTCTATTTTGTCTTGACGTTTAAAGACGGCTGTAATCGCATTTCTGAGGTGCTGGACCTCTTAGGTACTGCCGTCGAGAACCTTGATGAAAATCCTAATACCGATATACAAATCTATCCCAATCCGGTGCAGGACATGGTCTATATTCAAAGTAGCCAAGCTTTCCAAAGTGATGTTCAGGTGCGAATTACCAACGCCGTCGGACAGCTGGTGTACCAAGGTAAAGAAGGCAAAGGATATTTCATGGCACTGGATATGTCTAATTTTACCCCAGGGATTTATATTTTAGGCCTGAGCATAGGCGATCAGGTATTCACCAAAAAATTGATTAAAAATGAATAA
- a CDS encoding CoA transferase: MQLSAIFKDLKVVELASVLAGPAVGLFFAELGAQVIKIENKKTGGDVTRAWKLPEEDPSQPWSAYYHSVNWHKTSLMLDLSQEEDRAIVLNHIKTADIVISNFKAGSAKKMGMDYQSLRQLNSSLIFAMITAYGTDDPRPGFDVAIQAETGWVHMNGEPNGQPIKMPVALMDILTAHQLKEGILIALLQRAKTGKGCQVTASIFDTGIASLANQAANWLNLGKIPVRMGSQHPNIAPYGEVFYTKDDKALIVAPGTDKQYKSLCDCLGLADLKEDPAFATNALRLARRPELIQRLSVAFKQWPAEVLLRRFDQQQVPVSPIRNLQELFQLPAAQHLVLEEALPNGELSKRVRTVVFGMEGE, from the coding sequence ATGCAACTATCTGCTATTTTCAAAGACCTAAAAGTCGTCGAATTAGCGAGTGTTTTGGCCGGACCAGCCGTGGGGCTCTTTTTTGCAGAATTGGGCGCTCAGGTAATTAAGATAGAAAATAAAAAGACGGGCGGAGATGTAACCAGGGCCTGGAAATTACCGGAAGAAGACCCGTCGCAGCCTTGGTCGGCCTATTACCATTCCGTCAACTGGCATAAGACGAGCTTGATGCTGGACCTAAGCCAGGAAGAGGACCGAGCAATCGTTTTAAACCATATCAAAACGGCCGATATTGTCATCAGCAACTTCAAAGCTGGCTCCGCTAAAAAGATGGGCATGGACTACCAAAGTCTACGTCAACTCAATTCTTCCTTAATCTTTGCTATGATCACCGCCTATGGCACCGACGACCCACGACCAGGCTTCGATGTCGCCATCCAGGCCGAAACGGGCTGGGTGCACATGAATGGAGAACCCAATGGTCAGCCGATCAAAATGCCCGTCGCACTCATGGATATCCTCACGGCACACCAACTCAAAGAGGGCATTCTCATCGCCTTGCTGCAAAGGGCTAAAACGGGAAAAGGTTGTCAAGTCACCGCTTCTATCTTCGATACGGGCATCGCCTCCCTCGCCAACCAGGCTGCCAATTGGCTCAACCTTGGTAAAATACCAGTGCGGATGGGTAGCCAACATCCGAATATTGCTCCCTACGGCGAGGTTTTTTATACAAAAGATGACAAAGCGCTCATTGTAGCGCCCGGTACCGATAAACAGTACAAAAGCCTGTGTGATTGTCTTGGCCTAGCCGACCTAAAGGAAGACCCTGCTTTTGCCACCAATGCCCTACGGCTGGCTCGGCGCCCCGAATTGATTCAACGACTGTCTGTCGCTTTTAAACAGTGGCCAGCGGAGGTATTGTTACGGCGTTTTGACCAGCAACAGGTCCCCGTTTCTCCTATTCGCAACTTGCAGGAGCTTTTTCAACTGCCTGCGGCACAACATTTGGTGCTTGAAGAAGCGTTACCGAATGGTGAGCTTAGCAAGCGGGTGAGAACGGTGGTTTTTGGGATGGAGGGGGAATGA
- a CDS encoding dipeptide epimerase yields the protein MPFSLPANNDPAPFQDLVIERIDIYKMTIPLTEPFVISLGPVTHAQNTVIRIHTRQGLYGVGECSPFPTIHGETQESNFAVAKLLAPLLIGKNPLAIDDRLDELDKAIAFNPCIKSAFDMALYDLKAKYCQLPLYALLGGANRTIITTDMTVSIGTPEGMAKQAAAFVAQGFEAIKVKLGGTTTADTARIKAIRAAIGEELPLRIDANQAWTVKTAIATLNALAPFDIEHCEAPIPRWNSHQLATVKAHSPIPIMADESLFDHHDAQRLLSWGAVDYFNIKLSKSGGIRNALRIAAIAEGAGIKSQVGCFSETRLGISALAHFALASSNVVHYDMDSPLMLAEDPVLGGIRYGEKGLVSVPDNIGIGADFEEVYLKKLDQVTIF from the coding sequence ATGCCTTTTTCCTTACCTGCGAATAATGATCCTGCACCTTTTCAGGATTTGGTCATTGAGAGGATTGACATTTATAAAATGACTATTCCGCTGACGGAGCCCTTTGTTATCTCACTTGGGCCAGTCACCCATGCCCAAAATACGGTAATTCGAATACATACCCGTCAAGGGTTATATGGTGTCGGGGAGTGCAGCCCCTTCCCTACGATCCACGGGGAGACGCAGGAGAGCAATTTTGCTGTGGCAAAATTATTGGCTCCATTACTGATCGGGAAAAACCCTTTGGCTATTGATGATCGCCTGGATGAATTAGATAAGGCCATTGCTTTTAATCCATGCATCAAAAGTGCTTTTGATATGGCGCTGTATGACTTGAAGGCCAAATATTGTCAACTGCCGCTTTATGCTTTGCTAGGCGGTGCCAATCGGACCATCATTACTACCGATATGACGGTTAGCATCGGAACGCCGGAGGGCATGGCCAAACAGGCAGCCGCTTTTGTAGCCCAGGGATTTGAAGCCATTAAGGTCAAATTGGGTGGGACAACGACAGCCGATACAGCCAGGATCAAGGCGATTAGGGCTGCTATTGGGGAGGAGCTACCGCTGCGCATCGATGCCAACCAAGCCTGGACCGTCAAAACGGCTATTGCAACCTTAAATGCGCTTGCTCCTTTTGACATTGAGCATTGTGAGGCGCCCATTCCGAGGTGGAATAGCCATCAATTGGCTACCGTTAAAGCCCATAGCCCGATTCCCATTATGGCCGACGAATCTTTGTTTGACCACCATGATGCCCAACGGCTGCTCAGTTGGGGGGCCGTGGATTATTTCAATATCAAACTCAGTAAATCGGGCGGTATCCGCAATGCCCTTCGGATTGCAGCCATTGCTGAGGGGGCTGGCATTAAGTCTCAGGTGGGCTGTTTTTCAGAAACGAGACTGGGTATTTCCGCTTTAGCGCATTTCGCCTTAGCTAGCTCCAATGTCGTGCATTATGACATGGATTCGCCCTTGATGCTGGCTGAAGATCCAGTGCTTGGAGGAATACGTTATGGCGAAAAAGGGTTGGTAAGTGTCCCTGATAATATAGGAATTGGTGCAGATTTCGAAGAAGTCTATCTGAAAAAATTAGATCAAGTGACTATTTTTTAA
- a CDS encoding amidohydrolase family protein, translating into MKKQNAYFLLLLLFTLLSCQSSDDPSFDRLLADNKQFDILLRNGRIIDGTGASPFEGDVLVKNGEIVYVGLVDTTKITVAKTINARGRIISPGFIDAHAHGDPATDTSMLNFLAMGVTTIVLGQDGASPNYLEAGLSGPSPWLDQLDKLDFQLNVAYLLGHGTLRRMAGIPDKEAPSEVQLMEMKSLLKAAVEAGFYGMSTGLEYVPGLFAPASELMALAQTLGETDGLIMSHMRNEDNDAVEASIDELIRQGVHCRVHIAHLKVVYGKGPERAQEILAKIGQAHANGIFLSADVYPYMASYTGIGILFPQWAKTKADFEQAKNSRNKELRDYLFQRVQQRNGPEATLFGTGSFAGQTLAQVAEEAGKPYVDILMEIGPNGASGAYFVMDEPLQEQFIASPLIMISTDGSPKMRHPRGYGSFAKIIERYVEEKRLLSLELAIHKMTELAAKTIGLDKRGRIAEGYKADLLVFNETSVKAKASYENPFQLSEGFDVIVVNGQLLREEGTWKEVRPGALLRKQKK; encoded by the coding sequence ATGAAAAAACAAAATGCCTACTTTCTGCTTTTGCTACTTTTCACACTATTGAGCTGCCAATCATCCGATGACCCAAGCTTTGACCGTTTATTAGCAGACAACAAGCAATTTGATATTTTGCTGCGAAATGGGCGGATTATTGACGGGACAGGAGCCAGCCCCTTTGAAGGCGATGTCTTGGTTAAAAACGGGGAAATTGTTTATGTCGGTTTGGTTGATACGACTAAAATAACGGTTGCCAAAACCATCAATGCGAGGGGGCGAATCATTAGCCCGGGCTTCATCGATGCTCACGCCCATGGTGACCCGGCGACCGATACTTCCATGCTCAATTTTCTGGCTATGGGGGTGACCACCATTGTGTTGGGCCAGGATGGGGCCAGTCCTAACTATCTAGAAGCCGGTTTATCCGGGCCTTCTCCTTGGTTGGATCAACTGGATAAGCTTGATTTTCAATTGAACGTTGCCTATCTTTTAGGCCATGGGACCTTGCGTAGGATGGCAGGTATACCCGATAAAGAAGCGCCCTCAGAAGTTCAATTAATGGAGATGAAAAGCCTGCTCAAAGCGGCCGTTGAGGCAGGCTTTTACGGTATGAGTACAGGCCTGGAGTACGTCCCAGGGTTATTTGCCCCAGCATCGGAGTTGATGGCCCTGGCTCAAACCTTGGGAGAAACGGACGGCTTGATCATGAGTCATATGCGAAATGAAGATAACGATGCCGTAGAAGCCTCTATTGACGAGTTGATCCGCCAGGGAGTGCACTGCCGCGTACACATTGCCCACCTCAAAGTCGTCTATGGAAAGGGCCCAGAGCGGGCACAAGAAATCCTTGCAAAAATTGGTCAGGCTCATGCCAACGGGATTTTCCTGTCTGCCGACGTCTATCCCTATATGGCCAGTTATACCGGCATTGGTATCTTATTCCCCCAATGGGCCAAAACCAAAGCGGATTTTGAACAGGCCAAAAATAGCAGAAATAAGGAATTGAGAGACTATCTCTTCCAAAGGGTACAACAGCGAAATGGCCCTGAAGCGACCTTGTTTGGCACCGGGTCTTTTGCTGGTCAGACCCTGGCCCAGGTGGCGGAGGAGGCTGGGAAGCCCTATGTTGATATCCTGATGGAGATAGGCCCTAATGGCGCTTCTGGCGCCTATTTTGTCATGGATGAACCTTTGCAAGAACAATTCATTGCCAGTCCTTTAATCATGATTTCCACCGATGGCTCTCCGAAGATGCGGCATCCGCGTGGTTATGGTAGTTTTGCCAAAATAATTGAACGTTATGTGGAGGAGAAAAGGTTGCTTTCCTTGGAGCTAGCGATTCACAAAATGACCGAGCTTGCGGCCAAAACGATAGGCTTAGACAAAAGAGGAAGGATTGCTGAAGGTTATAAAGCTGACCTTTTGGTCTTTAACGAGACGAGTGTAAAAGCTAAAGCAAGTTATGAAAATCCCTTCCAATTGTCAGAAGGCTTTGACGTTATCGTGGTGAACGGGCAGTTGCTGCGGGAAGAAGGTACCTGGAAGGAGGTGAGGCCCGGGGCATTGTTGAGAAAGCAGAAAAAATAA
- a CDS encoding DUF2461 domain-containing protein codes for MPKVTIPASVFKFIEELKENNDRTWFAANKKRFQTEQAYLIAFADALITEMNKHDNIETASGQQSLFRIYRDTRFSKDKTPYKTHFSGSLSRATKLLRGGYYFHIEPGASFLGGGFWGPTSEDLKRIREDIAFDDKPLRKIISDPTFVKTFETLKGDTVKTAPKGFDKDHPAIDLLRHKQFVISRAFTDKAVMSPDFLQEVVQTFCNMRPFFDYMSDVLTTDANGLPIVQ; via the coding sequence ATGCCCAAGGTTACTATTCCTGCTTCCGTTTTCAAATTTATTGAGGAATTAAAAGAAAATAACGATCGAACTTGGTTTGCAGCTAACAAAAAACGATTTCAGACGGAGCAAGCCTATCTGATCGCTTTTGCGGATGCCTTGATTACGGAAATGAATAAGCATGATAATATTGAAACTGCTTCGGGACAGCAAAGCCTTTTCCGCATCTATCGGGATACGCGTTTTTCCAAAGATAAAACGCCTTACAAGACGCATTTCAGCGGTAGTTTGAGCAGGGCAACCAAATTGCTTAGGGGGGGCTACTATTTTCACATCGAACCAGGTGCTTCCTTTTTAGGCGGCGGATTCTGGGGGCCTACTAGCGAAGATTTAAAAAGAATTAGAGAGGACATTGCTTTTGACGATAAACCGCTACGAAAGATCATTAGCGATCCAACCTTTGTCAAGACGTTTGAAACGCTTAAAGGAGATACGGTAAAAACGGCACCAAAGGGTTTCGACAAAGACCATCCTGCTATAGACTTATTGCGCCACAAGCAGTTCGTTATCAGCCGGGCTTTTACCGATAAAGCAGTAATGTCGCCCGATTTTCTGCAAGAAGTAGTCCAAACCTTTTGCAACATGCGGCCCTTTTTTGATTATATGAGTGATGTCCTTACTACAGATGCAAATGGACTTCCTATTGTTCAGTAG
- a CDS encoding MIP/aquaporin family protein has product MSTFLAEIFGTMILIILGGGVVGGVVLKDSKSENAGWIVITLGWGLAVTLGVYAVGSISGAHLNPAVTLAFAAAGEFPWAEVPAYIAAQMLGAFIGATIVWLHYLPHWRKTEDQGAKLAVFATGPAVRAPWANLLSEMIGTFVLIAGLMFIGANKFTDGLNPLVVGALIAAIGISLGGTTGYAINPARDLGPRIAHAILPIHGKGSSDWSYAPIPILGPILGGLLGAMVYQWIFSGKMGPMLWVTLALTAGVIVMAVLEEHKKGK; this is encoded by the coding sequence ATGTCAACTTTCCTAGCTGAAATTTTCGGAACGATGATCCTCATCATCCTTGGTGGTGGCGTCGTTGGCGGCGTTGTTCTAAAAGATTCCAAATCAGAAAATGCCGGATGGATTGTCATCACCCTTGGATGGGGATTAGCCGTTACCTTGGGCGTTTATGCCGTAGGGAGTATCAGTGGTGCCCACCTTAATCCTGCGGTGACGCTTGCATTTGCGGCAGCCGGTGAGTTTCCTTGGGCAGAGGTGCCAGCTTACATTGCCGCACAAATGTTGGGTGCTTTTATCGGCGCCACGATTGTATGGCTGCATTATTTGCCCCATTGGCGCAAAACCGAAGACCAAGGCGCCAAACTGGCTGTTTTCGCCACAGGACCAGCAGTCCGCGCACCTTGGGCCAACCTCCTTAGTGAGATGATTGGCACTTTTGTGCTCATTGCAGGATTGATGTTCATTGGTGCTAATAAATTCACCGATGGGCTTAATCCCTTGGTTGTAGGTGCTTTAATTGCGGCAATTGGTATCTCCTTAGGTGGAACAACTGGCTATGCGATCAACCCGGCCCGTGACCTAGGACCGCGAATTGCCCATGCTATTTTACCCATTCATGGCAAGGGCAGTTCAGATTGGTCTTACGCGCCTATTCCTATCCTTGGGCCTATTTTGGGTGGTTTACTTGGCGCTATGGTGTATCAATGGATATTTTCGGGTAAAATGGGCCCCATGCTCTGGGTAACGCTTGCGCTTACCGCAGGCGTCATCGTGATGGCCGTTTTGGAGGAACATAAGAAGGGTAAGTGA
- a CDS encoding DUF1080 domain-containing protein, which produces MNKTKLSFATIILSAFSLQAQITDPVATEVWDPVPRVVTPGAATNTAPSDAIVLFDGSNTNEWSHADGSAVKWKTGDNAMTVVKGTGVIQSKRTFGDCQLHIEWRTPAEVVGEGQGRGNSGIFLQSLYELQVLDSYGSKTYSNGQAGSIYKQSIPLVNACRPPGEWQTYDIIYTAPRFNEDGIKVASARITVLQNGVLVQNNTEIKGTTEYIGLPKNPKHGKGPIVLQDHGNPVSYRNIWIREL; this is translated from the coding sequence ATGAACAAAACGAAACTTTCTTTTGCGACTATTATTCTTTCCGCGTTTTCGCTACAGGCTCAAATTACTGACCCAGTAGCGACGGAAGTTTGGGATCCCGTTCCACGGGTCGTTACACCGGGCGCTGCTACCAATACAGCACCTTCCGATGCCATCGTCCTTTTTGATGGTTCAAATACCAATGAGTGGTCTCATGCGGACGGATCGGCCGTCAAATGGAAAACGGGCGACAATGCCATGACCGTCGTTAAAGGTACTGGTGTCATCCAGTCCAAGCGCACTTTTGGTGATTGCCAACTGCACATTGAATGGCGAACACCAGCGGAAGTAGTAGGTGAAGGACAGGGTAGGGGAAACAGCGGGATCTTCTTGCAATCCCTTTACGAATTGCAGGTGCTTGACAGTTATGGTAGCAAAACCTATTCGAATGGGCAGGCGGGCTCTATTTACAAACAATCTATTCCCTTGGTCAATGCTTGCCGCCCTCCAGGTGAATGGCAAACTTATGACATTATCTATACGGCACCTCGCTTTAATGAGGATGGGATTAAAGTGGCTTCTGCTCGTATCACCGTTCTCCAGAATGGCGTGCTGGTGCAAAACAACACAGAAATCAAAGGGACAACCGAATACATTGGGTTACCCAAAAACCCAAAACATGGCAAAGGACCGATTGTATTGCAAGATCACGGCAATCCGGTTAGCTACCGCAATATCTGGATTCGGGAGTTGTAA
- a CDS encoding MOSC domain-containing protein, with the protein MVSTINLKDLINTVPQVGEINWIGLRTEKRIDLRVVQEVEVSVEMGLVGDHYQGSSKKRQITLIQAEHLKGVAAILGKETIDPSLTRRNIVVSGINLLSLQDQQFKIGEVILETTGLCYPCSRMEENLGPGGYNAMRGHGGINAKVIKGGTIRVGDSVALLAPE; encoded by the coding sequence ATGGTGTCGACTATTAACCTTAAAGACTTAATAAATACCGTCCCTCAAGTTGGGGAAATCAATTGGATTGGGCTGCGAACGGAAAAACGGATTGACCTCAGGGTGGTACAGGAGGTTGAAGTTAGCGTAGAAATGGGTCTGGTGGGCGACCATTACCAAGGAAGCAGCAAAAAGCGACAAATAACCTTGATTCAGGCAGAACACCTGAAAGGGGTGGCTGCTATTTTGGGCAAAGAAACGATTGATCCAAGCTTAACCCGCCGGAATATAGTGGTTTCTGGCATCAACCTGCTGTCCTTACAAGATCAGCAATTTAAAATAGGGGAAGTTATTTTGGAAACGACCGGATTGTGTTATCCTTGCTCACGCATGGAAGAAAACCTTGGTCCAGGTGGCTACAATGCCATGAGAGGACATGGCGGCATCAATGCCAAAGTGATTAAAGGAGGGACCATTCGAGTTGGGGACTCGGTAGCCCTACTCGCGCCTGAGTAG